Proteins found in one Quercus robur chromosome 2, dhQueRobu3.1, whole genome shotgun sequence genomic segment:
- the LOC126713546 gene encoding laccase-14-like produces the protein MYYWLTTGDDYEGDLALTNTGTKVKVLNYNEEVEIVFQGTNLLDGSAFHPMHLHGYSFYVVGKGFGNYDNETDPKSFNLVDPVEVNTFSVPKNGWLAIRFVANNPGVWLWHCHLDRHMTLGMAAVIIVKNGGTTETSIREPPPHMPSCKVP, from the exons ATGTACTACTGGCTTACTACAG GTGACGATTATGAAGGAGATTTAGCATTAACAAACACTGGGACCAAGGTGAAGGTGTTGAATTATAATGAAGAAGTTGAGATAGTTTTTCAAGGTACCAATTTGTTGGATGGCTCAGCATTTCACCCAATGCATTTGCATGGGTATAGTTTTTACGTGGTTGGAAAAGGTTTTGGGAATTATGACAATGAAACCGATCCAAAAAGTTTTAATTTGGTTGATCCAGTTGAAGTGAATACCTTTTCAGTTCCTAAGAATGGATGGCTTGCCATCAGATTTGTGGCAAACAATCCAG GTGTGTGGCTTTGGCATTGTCATTTAGATAGACATATGACTTTGGGAATGGCTGCTGTTATTATTGTGAAGAATGGAGGCACTACTGAGACAAGCATTCGCGAACCCCCTCCTCACATGCCTTCTTGCAAAGTTCCATAA